Proteins encoded together in one Streptomyces sp. TLI_171 window:
- a CDS encoding TetR/AcrR family transcriptional regulator: protein MSPRKSVAEAAATRARILDRTLALAVAHGLEGVTIGVLADDLGMSKAGVIGPFGTKEELHLAVVDEAVTRFRATVLAPLAGARPGPDRLIRAHDAWFAYMTADGHTGCFLTAVAAEFDARPGAVRDRVREALDRWDAFVLGELEAGLAAGGLSPGADLDQLLFELRGIALAADQSIQLRHDPHAADRAGRAVRRLLATA, encoded by the coding sequence ATGAGCCCGCGCAAGTCCGTCGCCGAAGCCGCCGCCACCCGCGCCCGGATCCTCGACCGCACCCTCGCCCTGGCCGTCGCCCACGGCCTGGAGGGCGTCACCATCGGGGTCCTCGCCGACGACCTGGGCATGAGCAAGGCCGGCGTGATCGGCCCGTTCGGCACCAAGGAGGAACTCCACCTGGCGGTCGTCGACGAAGCCGTGACCCGCTTCCGCGCCACCGTCCTCGCCCCGCTGGCCGGCGCCCGCCCCGGACCCGACCGGCTGATCCGCGCCCACGACGCCTGGTTCGCCTACATGACCGCCGACGGACACACCGGCTGCTTCCTCACCGCGGTCGCCGCCGAGTTCGACGCCCGGCCCGGAGCGGTCCGCGACCGGGTCCGCGAGGCCCTCGACCGCTGGGACGCCTTCGTCCTCGGCGAGCTCGAAGCGGGCCTGGCCGCGGGCGGGTTGAGCCCCGGCGCCGACCTCGACCAGCTGCTCTTCGAACTGCGCGGCATCGCCCTGGCCGCCGACCAGTCGATCCAGCTCCGGCACGACCCGCACGCCGCCGACCGGGCCGGCCGCGCCGTCCGGCGCCTGCTCGCCACCGCCTGA
- a CDS encoding sucrase ferredoxin: protein MSTCTTLSRELTEPLAATAATATTWLLLEQPGPWGAKALTGSHLDPELGAALDRAAEGTGVRIALIRRPGRHADTDTAARHEVLIAHTAPGDPWVRRAHLDSPAALLDLDFAALGAGRHGSFGTEHVGDPIALVCTNGRRDRCCALLGRPLAADLAAAGHSEVWEVTHLGGHRFSPTMLVLPHGYAYGRLTAESAKDVLAATAAGHTVPGHSRGRSYWPRPAQAAEHAVRDLTAETAADALTMHQTRAGDHWLVDVHHTDGRRWRATVVESAAEPPRPESCGKAPGTPSRMDVVSLTALAP from the coding sequence GTGAGCACCTGTACGACGCTGTCGCGCGAACTGACCGAGCCGCTGGCCGCCACCGCGGCCACCGCCACCACCTGGCTGTTGCTCGAACAGCCCGGCCCCTGGGGCGCGAAGGCGCTCACCGGCAGCCACCTCGACCCCGAACTCGGCGCCGCCCTCGACCGGGCCGCCGAGGGCACCGGCGTCCGGATCGCCCTGATCCGCCGCCCCGGACGGCACGCCGACACCGACACCGCCGCCCGCCACGAGGTGCTGATCGCCCACACCGCCCCCGGGGACCCGTGGGTCCGCCGGGCCCACCTCGACTCCCCGGCCGCCCTGCTCGACCTCGACTTCGCCGCCCTCGGCGCGGGCCGGCACGGCTCCTTCGGCACCGAGCACGTCGGCGACCCGATCGCCCTGGTGTGCACCAACGGCCGCCGCGACCGCTGCTGCGCGCTGCTCGGCCGGCCGCTCGCCGCCGACCTCGCCGCCGCCGGCCACAGCGAGGTCTGGGAGGTCACCCACCTCGGCGGCCACCGCTTCTCCCCCACCATGCTGGTGCTCCCGCACGGCTACGCGTACGGCCGCCTCACCGCCGAGTCCGCCAAGGACGTCCTCGCCGCCACCGCCGCCGGCCACACCGTCCCCGGGCACTCCCGCGGCCGCTCCTACTGGCCCCGCCCCGCCCAGGCCGCGGAGCACGCCGTCCGCGACCTCACCGCCGAGACGGCCGCCGACGCCCTGACCATGCATCAGACCCGCGCCGGCGACCACTGGCTGGTCGACGTCCACCACACCGACGGCCGCCGCTGGCGGGCCACCGTGGTCGAGAGCGCCGCCGAACCGCCCCGCCCCGAGAGCTGCGGCAAGGCCCCGGGCACCCCGTCCCGGATGGACGTCGTCTCCCTGACCGCCCTCGCCCCCTGA
- a CDS encoding cation acetate symporter: protein MTPHPSHGLAVALFAVVVAVTLTITVWVGRRGHAAEDFYAGGRDFSPLQNGFALSGDYLSAASFLGVTGLIALYGYDGVLYSIGFLVAWLVVLMLVSELVRNAGRYTLADVLALRMRQRPVRAAAGLASMVVTLMYLIAQMVGAGSLVALLLGTDSGAAKGWTIVGVGGLMIVYVTVGGMRATTWIQIVKAFLLVAGSVLLTVLVLARFHGDLGALMHSAAQHSGVGDRYLQPGLKYGASTTSRLDFVSLGLALVLGTAGLPHILSRFYTVPTARAARRSTMWAIGLIGCFYLMAIVLGLGAGALVGAKAVKAANSAGNTAVPLLALDLGGGPDSTWGLLLFAVISAIAFATILAVVAGLTLASSAAFAHDLYARAWRRPEKRQVSEREEVIAARISAVVIGGLAVVLSLFAQKLNVAFLVGLAFAVAASANLPTLLYSLFWKRFTTRGAVWSVYGGLIPAVVLVLFSPVVSGSRTAVFPGLDFHWFPLENPGLVSIPLGFLAGWLGTVLGRETADEDGFAELEVRALTGAGAA, encoded by the coding sequence ATGACCCCACACCCCAGCCACGGCCTCGCGGTGGCGCTGTTCGCCGTCGTCGTCGCGGTCACCCTGACCATCACCGTCTGGGTCGGCCGCCGCGGCCACGCCGCCGAGGACTTCTACGCCGGCGGCCGCGACTTCTCGCCGCTGCAGAACGGCTTCGCCCTGTCGGGCGACTACCTGTCGGCCGCCTCCTTCCTCGGCGTCACCGGCCTGATCGCGCTGTACGGCTACGACGGCGTGCTCTACAGCATCGGCTTCCTGGTCGCCTGGCTGGTCGTGCTGATGCTGGTCTCCGAACTGGTCCGCAACGCCGGCCGCTACACCCTGGCCGACGTGCTGGCGCTGCGGATGCGCCAGCGCCCCGTGCGGGCCGCGGCCGGTCTGGCGTCGATGGTCGTCACCCTGATGTACCTGATCGCGCAGATGGTCGGCGCGGGCAGCCTGGTCGCCCTGCTGCTCGGCACCGACAGCGGCGCCGCCAAGGGCTGGACCATCGTCGGCGTCGGCGGCCTGATGATCGTCTACGTCACCGTCGGCGGCATGCGCGCCACCACCTGGATCCAGATCGTCAAGGCCTTCCTGCTGGTGGCCGGTTCGGTGCTGCTGACGGTGCTCGTGCTGGCCCGCTTCCACGGCGACCTGGGCGCGCTGATGCACTCCGCCGCGCAGCACAGCGGCGTCGGCGACCGGTACCTGCAGCCCGGCCTCAAGTACGGGGCCAGCACCACCAGTCGACTGGACTTCGTCAGCCTCGGCCTGGCCCTGGTGCTCGGCACCGCCGGCCTGCCGCACATCCTCAGCCGGTTCTACACCGTGCCCACCGCGCGGGCCGCCCGGCGCTCCACGATGTGGGCGATCGGCCTGATCGGCTGCTTCTACCTGATGGCCATCGTGCTCGGCCTCGGGGCCGGCGCGCTGGTCGGCGCGAAGGCCGTCAAGGCCGCCAACTCCGCCGGCAACACGGCCGTTCCGCTGCTGGCCCTGGACCTCGGGGGCGGCCCCGACTCCACCTGGGGCCTGCTGCTGTTCGCGGTGATCTCCGCGATCGCCTTCGCCACCATCCTCGCCGTGGTCGCCGGCCTGACGCTGGCCTCCTCCGCGGCCTTCGCCCACGACCTCTACGCGAGGGCCTGGCGGCGGCCCGAGAAGCGGCAGGTCTCCGAGCGCGAGGAGGTCATCGCGGCGCGGATCTCCGCCGTCGTCATCGGCGGACTCGCCGTCGTGCTCAGCCTGTTCGCGCAGAAGCTGAACGTCGCCTTCCTGGTCGGCCTGGCCTTCGCGGTGGCCGCCTCGGCGAACCTGCCGACGCTGCTGTACTCGCTGTTCTGGAAGCGCTTCACCACGCGCGGCGCGGTCTGGTCGGTGTACGGCGGGCTGATCCCCGCGGTGGTGCTGGTGCTCTTCTCGCCGGTCGTCTCGGGTTCGAGGACGGCGGTCTTCCCCGGCCTGGACTTCCACTGGTTCCCGCTGGAGAACCCGGGGCTGGTCTCCATCCCGCTCGGCTTCCTGGCCGGGTGGCTGGGGACGGTGCTGGGCAGGGAGACCGCCGACGAGGACGGCTTCGCCGAACTGGAGGTCCGTGCGCTCACCGGAGCCGGAGCGGCGTAG
- a CDS encoding DUF485 domain-containing protein — MAQQQRVDWWAAASRPRLVAQRRRIAEPPVPPVERAGREVYRSVQESDAFQDIRRGYRSFVFPASAGFLAWYLLFVVAQAFAPELMRRQIAGPLNLAWLLGLGQFVSTFLLTWLYARNARTKRDRAALELRWDTQDQLR, encoded by the coding sequence GTGGCACAGCAGCAGAGAGTCGACTGGTGGGCCGCGGCCTCCCGGCCCCGACTGGTGGCGCAGCGGCGGCGGATCGCGGAGCCGCCGGTCCCGCCGGTGGAGCGGGCCGGGCGCGAGGTGTACCGGAGCGTCCAGGAGAGCGACGCGTTCCAGGACATCCGGCGCGGCTACCGCTCGTTCGTGTTCCCGGCCAGCGCCGGGTTCCTGGCCTGGTACCTGCTGTTCGTGGTGGCCCAGGCGTTCGCGCCCGAGCTGATGCGGCGCCAGATCGCCGGACCGCTCAACCTGGCCTGGCTGCTCGGCCTCGGCCAGTTCGTCTCCACCTTCCTGCTCACCTGGCTCTACGCCCGCAACGCCCGCACCAAGCGCGACCGAGCAGCCCTCGAACTGCGCTGGGACACCCAGGACCAACTGCGATGA
- a CDS encoding type IIA DNA topoisomerase subunit B, translating into MQSVSGEKTVPSSLVTGEGGSDYTARHLLVLEGLEAVRKRPGMYIGSTDSRGLMHCLWEIIDNSVDEALGGFCDHIDVLLHQDGSVEVRDNGRGIPVDVEPKTGLSGVEVVMTKLHAGGKFGGGSYAASGGLHGVGASVVNALSARLDVEVDRSGTTHAISFRRGTPGVFAADGPEAKFEAGSGMTKKGKATRGRTGTRIRYWADRQIFLKDAKLSLESLHSRARQTAFLVPGLTIVVRDERLTESDEVQEETFRFDGGISEFCEFLAPDRPVSDVLRLRGEGTFKETVPVLDELGHMTPTEVTRELGVDIALRWGAGYDTTLRSFVNIISTPKGGTHVNGFERQLAKTVNEALRASKLLRVAEDDVTKDDALEGLTAVVTVRLAEPQFEGQTKEVLGTSAATRIVAAVVAKELKNFLTSAKKDEKLQARAVLEKVVAAARTRVAARQHKEAQRRKTALETSSLPAKLADCRSDDVDRSELFIVEGDSALGTAKLARNSEFQALLPIRGKILNVQKASVSDMLKNAECASIIQVIGAGSGRTFDIDQARYGKVIFMADADVDGSHIRTLLLTLFHRYMRPMVEQGRVFAAVPPLHRIELTNPKRGQEKYHYTYSDAELRRTLLEFQGKGLRWKDPIQRYKGLGEMDADQLAETTVDPRHRILRRINLGDLESAEKTFDLLMGNDVAPRREFIVDSAATLDRSRIDA; encoded by the coding sequence GTGCAGAGCGTGAGTGGAGAAAAGACCGTCCCGTCCTCTCTGGTGACCGGAGAGGGCGGGTCCGACTACACCGCGCGGCATCTGCTCGTCCTGGAGGGGCTGGAGGCGGTCCGCAAGCGGCCGGGCATGTACATCGGGTCGACCGACAGTCGCGGCCTGATGCACTGCCTGTGGGAGATCATCGACAACTCGGTGGACGAGGCCCTCGGCGGCTTCTGCGACCACATCGATGTGCTGCTGCACCAGGACGGCTCGGTCGAGGTGCGGGACAACGGCCGCGGCATCCCGGTCGACGTGGAGCCCAAGACCGGGCTGTCCGGCGTCGAGGTGGTGATGACCAAGCTGCACGCGGGCGGCAAGTTCGGCGGCGGCTCGTACGCGGCCTCCGGCGGTCTGCACGGCGTCGGCGCCTCGGTGGTGAACGCGCTGTCCGCCCGGCTGGACGTGGAGGTGGACCGCAGCGGCACCACGCACGCGATCAGCTTCCGGCGCGGCACCCCCGGCGTGTTCGCCGCGGACGGGCCGGAGGCGAAGTTCGAGGCCGGCAGCGGGATGACCAAGAAGGGCAAGGCCACCCGCGGCCGCACCGGCACCCGGATCCGCTACTGGGCGGACCGGCAGATCTTCCTGAAGGACGCCAAGCTCTCGCTGGAGTCGCTGCACAGCCGGGCCCGGCAGACCGCGTTCCTGGTCCCCGGCCTGACCATCGTGGTGCGCGACGAGCGGCTCACCGAGAGCGACGAGGTCCAGGAGGAGACCTTCCGCTTCGACGGCGGGATCAGCGAGTTCTGCGAGTTCCTGGCCCCCGACCGCCCGGTCTCCGACGTGCTGCGGCTGCGCGGCGAGGGCACCTTCAAGGAGACCGTCCCGGTCCTCGACGAGCTCGGCCACATGACCCCCACCGAGGTCACCCGCGAGCTCGGGGTGGACATCGCGCTGCGCTGGGGCGCCGGTTACGACACCACGCTGCGCTCCTTCGTCAACATCATCTCCACCCCCAAGGGCGGCACCCACGTCAACGGCTTCGAGCGGCAGCTCGCCAAGACCGTCAACGAGGCGCTGCGGGCCAGCAAGCTGCTGCGGGTCGCCGAGGACGACGTCACCAAGGACGACGCGCTGGAGGGTCTGACCGCGGTGGTCACCGTCCGGCTCGCGGAGCCGCAGTTCGAGGGCCAGACCAAGGAGGTGCTCGGCACCTCGGCGGCCACCCGGATCGTCGCCGCGGTGGTGGCCAAGGAGTTGAAGAACTTCCTGACCTCCGCCAAGAAGGACGAGAAGCTCCAGGCCCGGGCCGTGCTGGAGAAGGTCGTGGCCGCCGCCCGCACCCGGGTCGCCGCCCGGCAGCACAAGGAGGCGCAGCGCCGGAAGACCGCGCTGGAGACCTCCTCGCTGCCCGCCAAGCTGGCCGACTGCCGCAGCGACGACGTGGACCGCAGCGAACTGTTCATCGTCGAGGGCGACTCGGCGCTCGGCACCGCCAAGCTGGCCCGCAACTCCGAGTTCCAGGCGCTGCTGCCGATCCGCGGCAAGATCCTGAACGTCCAGAAGGCCTCGGTGAGCGACATGCTCAAGAACGCCGAGTGCGCCTCGATCATCCAGGTGATAGGAGCGGGCTCCGGCCGGACCTTCGACATCGACCAGGCGCGCTACGGCAAGGTCATCTTCATGGCCGACGCCGACGTCGACGGCTCGCACATCCGCACCCTGCTGCTGACGCTGTTCCACCGCTACATGCGGCCGATGGTCGAGCAGGGCCGGGTGTTCGCCGCGGTGCCGCCGCTGCACCGGATCGAGCTGACCAACCCCAAGCGCGGTCAGGAGAAGTACCACTACACCTACTCGGACGCCGAACTGCGGCGCACGCTGCTGGAGTTCCAGGGCAAGGGGCTGCGCTGGAAGGACCCGATCCAGCGCTACAAGGGCCTCGGCGAGATGGACGCCGACCAGCTCGCCGAGACCACGGTGGACCCGCGGCACCGGATCCTGCGCCGGATCAACCTGGGCGACCTGGAGTCCGCGGAGAAGACCTTCGACCTGCTGATGGGCAACGACGTCGCGCCGCGGCGGGAGTTCATCGTCGACTCGGCGGCCACCCTGGACCGGTCCCGGATCGACGCCTGA
- a CDS encoding CcdC protein domain-containing protein — protein sequence MTALSNVLIAVAVIVLVVGRQLRARRLDTERRFWLLPLVLAAVALRDPVLIDPHHEAAATAVLLGSLVTTLGMGCAWGWTMRIWRDGDGALWTRGSTATVFAWVGAIVVRGAWYGVGAALHVHQSSSVLMLSLALLLLVRSVAVNWRAHQLDGKQHGLAA from the coding sequence ATGACCGCCCTGTCCAACGTCCTGATCGCCGTCGCCGTGATCGTCCTGGTGGTGGGCCGGCAGCTGCGGGCCCGTCGGCTGGACACCGAACGCCGGTTCTGGCTGCTGCCGCTGGTGCTGGCCGCCGTCGCGCTGCGCGACCCGGTGCTGATCGACCCGCACCACGAGGCCGCCGCCACCGCCGTCCTGCTGGGCTCGCTGGTCACCACCCTCGGCATGGGCTGCGCCTGGGGCTGGACCATGCGGATCTGGCGCGACGGGGACGGCGCGCTGTGGACCCGGGGCTCCACCGCCACGGTGTTCGCCTGGGTCGGCGCGATCGTGGTCCGGGGCGCCTGGTACGGGGTGGGCGCCGCGCTGCACGTCCACCAGTCCAGCAGCGTGCTGATGCTGTCGCTGGCCCTGCTGCTGCTGGTCCGCTCGGTGGCCGTGAACTGGCGGGCCCACCAGCTGGACGGCAAGCAGCACGGCCTGGCCGCCTGA
- a CDS encoding RNA polymerase sigma factor, protein MSASTSRSLPPEIAESAALLALIERGKAQGQIAGDDVRHAFEADQIPVTKWKNVMRSLNQVLIEEGVELMVSAAEPAGAKRKSVAAKSTTKRTATKAVTTRTPVAQTKPPVRIAPAATPAPSVAVAAAVTATEVTVVETIEAAEVKAVAKKAAAAPAKKAVAKKAAAPAKKIAAKKTATAAKPGGKAGEEDAVGEEELLEDVALPGDAKEGEPEEETDQGFVLSDDDEDDAPAQQVAVAGATADPVKDYLKQIGKVPLLNAEQEVELAKRIEAGLFAEDKLSQADKLAPKLKRELEIIAEDGRRAKNHLLEANLRLVVSLAKRYTGRGMLFLDLIQEGNLGLIRAVEKFDYTKGYKFSTYATWWIRQAITRAMADQARTIRIPVHMVEVINKLARVQRQMLQDLGREPTPEELAKELDMTPEKVIEVQKYGREPISLHTPLGEDGDSEFGDLIEDSEAVVPADAVSFTLLQEQLHSVLDTLSEREAGVVSMRFGLTDGQPKTLDEIGKVYGVTRERIRQIESKTMSKLRHPSRSQVLRDYLD, encoded by the coding sequence TTGCCGAGTCCGCGGCACTGCTGGCGCTCATCGAGCGGGGCAAGGCCCAGGGGCAGATCGCCGGTGACGACGTGCGCCACGCGTTCGAGGCGGACCAGATCCCGGTCACCAAGTGGAAGAACGTCATGCGCAGCCTCAACCAGGTGCTGATTGAGGAGGGGGTGGAGCTGATGGTCAGCGCGGCCGAGCCGGCCGGCGCCAAGCGCAAGAGCGTCGCGGCCAAGAGCACCACCAAGCGCACCGCGACCAAGGCGGTCACCACCCGTACGCCGGTCGCCCAGACCAAGCCCCCGGTGCGGATCGCCCCCGCCGCGACCCCGGCGCCGTCGGTGGCCGTGGCCGCCGCGGTGACCGCCACCGAGGTCACCGTCGTCGAGACCATCGAGGCCGCCGAGGTGAAGGCCGTCGCCAAGAAGGCCGCCGCCGCCCCGGCGAAGAAGGCCGTCGCCAAGAAGGCCGCCGCCCCCGCCAAGAAGATCGCCGCCAAGAAGACCGCCACCGCGGCCAAGCCGGGCGGCAAGGCCGGCGAGGAGGACGCGGTCGGCGAGGAGGAGCTCCTCGAGGACGTGGCCCTGCCCGGCGACGCCAAGGAGGGCGAGCCCGAGGAGGAGACCGACCAGGGCTTCGTGCTGTCGGACGACGACGAGGACGACGCCCCGGCCCAGCAGGTCGCGGTGGCCGGCGCCACCGCCGACCCGGTCAAGGACTACCTGAAGCAGATCGGCAAGGTCCCGCTGCTCAACGCCGAGCAGGAGGTCGAGCTCGCCAAGCGGATCGAGGCCGGCCTGTTCGCCGAGGACAAGCTGAGCCAGGCCGACAAGCTCGCCCCGAAGCTCAAGCGCGAGCTGGAGATCATCGCCGAGGACGGCCGCCGCGCCAAGAACCACCTGCTGGAGGCCAACCTCCGCCTGGTGGTCTCGCTGGCCAAGCGCTACACCGGCCGCGGCATGCTCTTCCTGGACCTGATCCAGGAGGGCAACCTGGGTCTGATCCGTGCGGTCGAGAAGTTCGACTACACCAAGGGCTACAAGTTCTCGACCTACGCGACCTGGTGGATCCGGCAGGCGATCACCCGCGCCATGGCCGACCAGGCCCGCACCATCCGCATCCCGGTGCACATGGTCGAGGTCATCAACAAGCTCGCCCGCGTGCAGCGCCAGATGCTCCAGGACCTGGGCCGCGAGCCCACCCCGGAGGAGCTGGCCAAGGAACTCGACATGACCCCCGAGAAGGTCATCGAGGTCCAGAAGTACGGCCGTGAGCCGATCTCGCTGCACACCCCCCTCGGTGAGGACGGCGACAGCGAGTTCGGTGACCTGATCGAGGACTCCGAGGCGGTCGTCCCGGCCGACGCGGTCTCCTTCACCCTGCTCCAGGAGCAGCTGCACTCGGTGCTGGACACCCTGTCCGAGCGCGAGGCGGGCGTGGTCTCGATGCGCTTCGGCCTGACCGACGGTCAGCCGAAGACGCTGGACGAGATCGGCAAGGTCTACGGCGTGACGCGTGAGCGCATCCGCCAGATCGAGTCGAAGACCATGTCGAAGCTGCGCCACCCGTCGCGCTCCCAGGTGCTGCGCGACTACCTGGACTGA
- a CDS encoding sensor histidine kinase, producing MSTLERWTRWPAGDVPIRERSSRARIVLSLFGRIAMLSAVLFGTFAEHRYSGWRLLPPIGWIAAAAGLFTGWFLSCRAQRLWPALGCAAGLLVVAGLAHEGGADTLASVVWCGLAVLAVIRLPLAAGLLTAGAALASYGLGSGDSLLVMLAVAGGIGLLGYLLRLDSQARSAQRALLAQERAAQAAQAESAALAERARIAREIHDVLAHSLSAQLVHLEAARLMLDAGAERAEVRERIVAARRMAQDGLSETRQALSALRGEFAPVAEFVAELAAQSGAELTVDGVPRPLPAEPGLAVRRTAQEALTNARKHAPGGRVAVRLAYLEGSVELTVRNSGAPRGADPMLGDSGSGYGLLGMRERAELLGGELLAGPEDGGWRVLLRVPA from the coding sequence GTGAGCACCCTGGAACGCTGGACCCGATGGCCGGCCGGCGACGTCCCGATCCGCGAGCGCAGCTCCCGGGCCCGGATCGTGCTGTCGCTCTTCGGCCGGATCGCGATGCTGTCGGCCGTGCTGTTCGGGACGTTCGCCGAACACCGGTACTCGGGCTGGCGGTTGCTGCCGCCGATCGGCTGGATCGCCGCTGCGGCGGGCCTGTTCACCGGCTGGTTCCTGTCCTGCCGGGCGCAGCGGCTGTGGCCCGCGCTGGGCTGTGCGGCCGGCCTGCTGGTGGTGGCCGGACTGGCTCACGAGGGCGGTGCGGACACCCTGGCCTCGGTGGTCTGGTGCGGCCTCGCGGTGCTCGCCGTGATCCGCCTGCCGCTGGCCGCCGGACTGCTCACCGCCGGTGCCGCACTGGCCAGTTACGGGCTCGGCTCGGGCGATTCGCTGCTGGTGATGCTGGCCGTCGCGGGCGGCATCGGCCTGCTCGGCTACCTGCTGCGGCTGGACAGCCAGGCCCGCTCCGCGCAGCGCGCCCTGCTCGCCCAGGAGCGGGCGGCGCAGGCCGCGCAGGCGGAGTCCGCGGCGCTCGCCGAGCGGGCCAGGATCGCCCGGGAGATCCACGACGTGCTGGCGCACAGCCTGTCCGCGCAGCTGGTGCACCTGGAGGCGGCCCGGCTGATGCTGGACGCCGGCGCCGAGCGGGCCGAGGTCCGCGAACGGATCGTCGCCGCCCGGCGGATGGCCCAGGACGGCCTGTCCGAGACCCGGCAGGCGCTGTCCGCGCTGCGCGGCGAGTTCGCCCCGGTCGCCGAGTTCGTGGCCGAGCTGGCCGCCCAGTCCGGGGCCGAGCTGACCGTCGACGGGGTTCCCAGGCCGCTGCCCGCCGAGCCCGGCCTGGCGGTGCGCCGGACCGCGCAGGAGGCGCTCACCAACGCCCGCAAGCACGCTCCGGGCGGCCGGGTCGCCGTCCGACTCGCCTACCTGGAAGGCTCGGTGGAGCTGACGGTGCGCAACTCCGGTGCGCCGCGCGGGGCCGACCCGATGCTAGGCGACAGCGGGAGCGGGTACGGTCTGCTCGGGATGCGCGAACGCGCGGAGTTGCTCGGCGGCGAACTGCTGGCGGGCCCCGAGGACGGAGGATGGCGCGTGCTGCTGCGGGTGCCGGCGTGA
- a CDS encoding trypsin-like serine protease, which translates to MPILDTFAPRLRRRAVALVALAALPAPLIALGSAAPAAAQRRIIGGTETSTGEHPWMVALASRQQFGSARSGQFCGGALISPTKVVTAAHCFYDENTARPTDRPGLRVIVGRDDLRGTAGREVAVRGVWIDPGYSFAANTRDVAVLTLAEPQNDRPALELVNPGETEPYAPGTPATVFGWGDTRGNGSYANTLRRVTLPIISDAACGHAYPGGPDSAYDARSMVCAGEQQGGRDACQGDSGGPLVVAGRLAGLVSWGAGCAEAEHPGVYTRISAVAEAVHNVM; encoded by the coding sequence GTGCCCATCCTGGACACGTTCGCGCCCCGGCTCCGTCGCCGGGCGGTCGCGCTCGTCGCGCTGGCGGCCCTGCCCGCCCCGCTGATCGCGCTGGGCTCGGCCGCGCCGGCCGCCGCGCAGCGGCGGATCATCGGCGGGACGGAGACCAGCACGGGCGAGCACCCGTGGATGGTGGCGCTGGCCAGCCGGCAGCAGTTCGGGTCGGCCCGCTCGGGGCAGTTCTGCGGCGGCGCGCTGATCAGCCCGACCAAGGTGGTGACGGCGGCGCACTGCTTCTACGACGAGAACACCGCCCGCCCGACCGACCGGCCCGGGCTGCGGGTGATCGTCGGCCGGGACGACCTGCGGGGGACGGCGGGCCGCGAGGTGGCGGTGCGGGGGGTGTGGATCGACCCCGGTTACAGCTTCGCCGCGAACACCCGGGACGTGGCGGTGCTCACGCTCGCCGAGCCGCAGAACGACCGGCCGGCGCTGGAGCTGGTGAACCCGGGCGAGACCGAGCCGTACGCGCCGGGCACGCCGGCCACGGTGTTCGGCTGGGGCGACACCCGGGGCAACGGCAGCTACGCGAACACGCTGCGCCGGGTGACGTTGCCGATCATCTCGGACGCGGCCTGCGGGCACGCCTACCCGGGCGGCCCGGACAGCGCGTACGACGCGCGCAGCATGGTGTGCGCGGGTGAGCAGCAGGGCGGGCGGGACGCGTGCCAGGGTGACAGCGGCGGTCCGCTGGTGGTGGCAGGTCGGCTGGCCGGGCTGGTCTCCTGGGGCGCGGGCTGCGCGGAGGCCGAGCACCCCGGGGTGTACACCCGGATCTCGGCGGTGGCGGAGGCCGTGCACAACGTGATGTGA
- a CDS encoding response regulator transcription factor produces the protein MARAAAGAGVTVDQISVVVADDQTVVREGIVMLLGLLPGITVVGSAADGEEAVRLVAEHAPDVVLMDLRMPRCDGVEATRRIRAGHPGTEVVVLTTYADDDSLFSALQAGARGFLTKDAGAEEIARAVSDVRSGAAGLSPQVQLRLLERLSGAPAAPVAPAVPAAPAPAASGSEGGPVRRPALPDGLTQREAEVLALIAAGLSNAEIAGRLFVSPATVKTHINNLFAKTAVRDRAQAVAYAFKHGISDGS, from the coding sequence ATGGCGCGTGCTGCTGCGGGTGCCGGCGTGACGGTCGATCAGATCAGCGTGGTGGTCGCCGACGACCAGACCGTGGTCCGGGAAGGCATCGTGATGCTGCTCGGCCTGCTGCCGGGCATCACGGTGGTCGGCTCGGCCGCGGACGGCGAGGAGGCGGTCCGGCTGGTCGCCGAACACGCCCCCGACGTGGTCCTGATGGACCTGCGGATGCCGCGCTGCGACGGGGTGGAGGCGACCCGCCGGATCCGCGCCGGGCACCCCGGCACCGAGGTGGTGGTGCTCACCACCTACGCCGACGACGACTCGCTGTTCTCCGCGCTGCAGGCCGGGGCCCGCGGCTTCCTGACCAAGGACGCCGGCGCGGAGGAGATCGCCCGCGCGGTCTCGGACGTCCGCTCGGGCGCGGCCGGGCTCTCCCCGCAGGTGCAACTGCGGCTGCTGGAGCGCCTGTCGGGCGCACCGGCAGCCCCGGTAGCCCCGGCCGTCCCTGCTGCGCCGGCGCCGGCGGCGTCGGGGTCCGAGGGCGGCCCGGTGCGTCGGCCCGCGCTGCCGGACGGGTTGACCCAGCGGGAGGCCGAGGTGCTGGCGCTGATCGCGGCCGGACTGTCCAACGCCGAGATCGCCGGAAGGTTGTTCGTCAGCCCCGCGACGGTGAAAACACATATCAACAACCTTTTCGCCAAGACGGCGGTGCGGGACCGCGCCCAGGCCGTGGCGTACGCCTTCAAGCATGGAATTTCGGACGGTTCGTAA